One stretch of Salvia hispanica cultivar TCC Black 2014 unplaced genomic scaffold, UniMelb_Shisp_WGS_1.0 HiC_scaffold_754, whole genome shotgun sequence DNA includes these proteins:
- the LOC125199968 gene encoding dehydrodolichyl diphosphate synthase CPT3-like isoform X1 — protein MEKQSSNLATQLIEGLCSFLRRCICAILSAGSLPRHVAFIMDGNRRYAKKEGLLGGDGHRVGFTALMNMLKYCYEMNVKYVTVYAFSIENFKRRPEEVQSTMQLIQEKIESLLEKESIVNQYGVRVHFIGNLKLLSKPVRLAAERAMNATAHNSTATLAICIAYTSTDEITNSVEEACKVKMDELGGNETDSKEPHIDVADVEKHMYMAVAPDPDIIIRSSGETRLSNFLLWQSASSLLYSPRALWPEIGFYHLVRAILDFQRNITSLETKLKQS, from the coding sequence ATGGAGAAACAGAGTAGTAACCTTGCAACTCAATTGATTGAAGGTTTGTGTAGTTTTCTGCGCAGATGTATTTGTGCAATTCTTTCTGCTGGTTCTCTTCCAAGGCATGTGGCATTTATCATGGATGGAAATCGAAGATACGCCAAGAAGGAAGGTTTACTTGGAGGAGATGGGCATAGGGTTGGATTCACAGCTCTTATGAATATGTTGAAGTATTGCTATGAGATGAATGTCAAGTATGTTACAGTTTATGCTTTCAGCATTGAAAACTTCAAACGACGTCCAGAAGAAGTCCAATCCACTATGCAGTTGATACAGGAAAAGATTGAATCATTGCTTGAGAAAGAGAGTATTGTCAACCAGTATGGAGTGAGAGTGCACTTCATTGGAAACCTTAAACTTTTGAGCAAACCCGTCAGGCTCGCTGCTGAAAGAGCTATGAATGCCACTGCACATAACTCGACGGCCACGCTTGCAATATGCATTGCCTACACATCAACAGATGAAATAACAAATTCTGTCGAAGAAGCATGTAAAGTAAAAATGGATGAACTAGGAGGGAATGAAACTGACAGCAAGGAGCCTCATATTGACGTGGCAGATGTCGAGAAACATATGTATATGGCAGTTGCACCTGATCCCGACATTATAATCCGCTCGTCCGGTGAGACTCGACTAAGCAATTTCCTCCTGTGGCAGAGTGCATCTTCCCTTCTTTACTCCCCAAGGGCGCTTTGGCCAGAGATTGGGTTTTACCATTTGGTCCGAGCAATCTTGGACTTCCAAAGGAATATCACTTCTTTGGAAACTAAGCTGAAACAGAGTTAG
- the LOC125199965 gene encoding probable vacuolar amino acid transporter YPQ1 isoform X2, with protein MRVAAQNTMSYCVEEEKACIIGWVDKYFKDCLCNTSDEISFGFGLISLLCWGVAEIPQIITNFRTKSGHGISIFFLLTWVLGDIFNLMGCLLEPATLPTQLYTAALYTVSTVVLVIQSFYYDYYLRWRNVKPPKESHQQVDEELKKPLRPTPQTDSPIPIPTRGEAYYYASARSMAASTTPPIRMRSYLWPIKSGPSAVGIANNSSPDNEARPIPSRNGATKPKPIPRSAGFGAFLATSISMPRETNALVQVYLGLSGRKMLQLGLNQEDGSESVFGQWLGWMMAAIYMGGRLPQIWLNIKRGSVEGLNPLMFIFALAANATYVASILVRSTAWDKIRANLPWLLDAAVCIL; from the exons ATGAGAGTTGCAGCGCAGAACACGATGTCGTATTGcgtggaggaggagaaggcATGCATCATCGGTTGGGTGGACAAATACTTCAAAGACTGCCTCTGCAACACCAGCGACGAGATTTCATTCGGTTTCGGACTCATTAGCCTCCTCTGCTGGGGAGTCGCTGAAATCCCCCAAATCATCACCAACTTCAGAACCAAATCCGGCCATGGCATctccatcttcttcctcctcacTTGGGTCCTCGG CGACATATTCAATCTAATGGGCTGCCTTCTCGAACCTGCCACG TTACCAACCCAGTTATACACCGCCGCG CTCTACACAGTGAGCACCGTGGTTTTAGTTATACAGAGCTTCTACTACGATTATTACCTTAGGTGGCGAAATGTGAAACCACCCAAAGAATCACACCAACAG GTAGATGAAGAGCTGAAGAAGCCTCTAAGGCCAACACCACAAACTGATTCCCCCATTCCAATACCAACCCGTGGCGAAGCCTATTACTACGC GTCTGCAAGATCAATGGCTGCGAGCACAACTCCGCCTATACGTATGCGTTCGTATCTTTGGCCCATCAAGAGTGGTCCTTCTGCTGTCGGAATCGCCAACAATTCCTCACCAGACAACGAAGCTCGTCCCATTCCTTCGAGGAATGGTGCCACCAAACCTAAGCCAATTCCAAGATCT GCGGGATTTGGAGCATTTTTGGCTACATCCATCAGTATGCCACGAGAAACAAACGCTTTGGTGCAAGTGTATCTTGGATTGAGTGGAAGGAAGATGTTGCAACTGGGATTAAATCAA GAAGATGGATCAGAGAGCGTTTTTGGTCAGTGGTTAGGATGGATGATGGCTGCCATTTACATGGGTGGAAGGCTTCCTCAAATATGGTTGAAT ATTAAACGAGGGAGCGTTGAG GGATTGAATCCTCTCATGTTTATCTTTGCACTTGCGGCTAATGCTACTTATGTAGCCAG CATTCTTGTGAGATCAACTGCCTGGGACAAAATTAGAGCTAACTTGCCCTGGCTACTGGATGCCGCCGTCTGT ATATTATAG
- the LOC125199968 gene encoding dehydrodolichyl diphosphate synthase CPT3-like isoform X2: MKMNLSTVVFSFLRRCICAILSAGSLPRHVAFIMDGNRRYAKKEGLLGGDGHRVGFTALMNMLKYCYEMNVKYVTVYAFSIENFKRRPEEVQSTMQLIQEKIESLLEKESIVNQYGVRVHFIGNLKLLSKPVRLAAERAMNATAHNSTATLAICIAYTSTDEITNSVEEACKVKMDELGGNETDSKEPHIDVADVEKHMYMAVAPDPDIIIRSSGETRLSNFLLWQSASSLLYSPRALWPEIGFYHLVRAILDFQRNITSLETKLKQS, encoded by the exons ATGAAAATGAATCTTTCTACTGTTGTTTTCAG TTTTCTGCGCAGATGTATTTGTGCAATTCTTTCTGCTGGTTCTCTTCCAAGGCATGTGGCATTTATCATGGATGGAAATCGAAGATACGCCAAGAAGGAAGGTTTACTTGGAGGAGATGGGCATAGGGTTGGATTCACAGCTCTTATGAATATGTTGAAGTATTGCTATGAGATGAATGTCAAGTATGTTACAGTTTATGCTTTCAGCATTGAAAACTTCAAACGACGTCCAGAAGAAGTCCAATCCACTATGCAGTTGATACAGGAAAAGATTGAATCATTGCTTGAGAAAGAGAGTATTGTCAACCAGTATGGAGTGAGAGTGCACTTCATTGGAAACCTTAAACTTTTGAGCAAACCCGTCAGGCTCGCTGCTGAAAGAGCTATGAATGCCACTGCACATAACTCGACGGCCACGCTTGCAATATGCATTGCCTACACATCAACAGATGAAATAACAAATTCTGTCGAAGAAGCATGTAAAGTAAAAATGGATGAACTAGGAGGGAATGAAACTGACAGCAAGGAGCCTCATATTGACGTGGCAGATGTCGAGAAACATATGTATATGGCAGTTGCACCTGATCCCGACATTATAATCCGCTCGTCCGGTGAGACTCGACTAAGCAATTTCCTCCTGTGGCAGAGTGCATCTTCCCTTCTTTACTCCCCAAGGGCGCTTTGGCCAGAGATTGGGTTTTACCATTTGGTCCGAGCAATCTTGGACTTCCAAAGGAATATCACTTCTTTGGAAACTAAGCTGAAACAGAGTTAG
- the LOC125199965 gene encoding probable vacuolar amino acid transporter YPQ1 isoform X1, translating to MRVAAQNTMSYCVEEEKACIIGWVDKYFKDCLCNTSDEISFGFGLISLLCWGVAEIPQIITNFRTKSGHGISIFFLLTWVLGDIFNLMGCLLEPATLPTQLYTAALYTVSTVVLVIQSFYYDYYLRWRNVKPPKESHQQVDEELKKPLRPTPQTDSPIPIPTRGEAYYYASARSMAASTTPPIRMRSYLWPIKSGPSAVGIANNSSPDNEARPIPSRNGATKPKPIPRSAGFGAFLATSISMPRETNALVQVYLGLSGRKMLQLGLNQEDGSESVFGQWLGWMMAAIYMGGRLPQIWLNIKRGSVEGLNPLMFIFALAANATYVASILVRSTAWDKIRANLPWLLDAAVCVLLDLFIILQYVYYRYYRRERRCSGEDYTEATK from the exons ATGAGAGTTGCAGCGCAGAACACGATGTCGTATTGcgtggaggaggagaaggcATGCATCATCGGTTGGGTGGACAAATACTTCAAAGACTGCCTCTGCAACACCAGCGACGAGATTTCATTCGGTTTCGGACTCATTAGCCTCCTCTGCTGGGGAGTCGCTGAAATCCCCCAAATCATCACCAACTTCAGAACCAAATCCGGCCATGGCATctccatcttcttcctcctcacTTGGGTCCTCGG CGACATATTCAATCTAATGGGCTGCCTTCTCGAACCTGCCACG TTACCAACCCAGTTATACACCGCCGCG CTCTACACAGTGAGCACCGTGGTTTTAGTTATACAGAGCTTCTACTACGATTATTACCTTAGGTGGCGAAATGTGAAACCACCCAAAGAATCACACCAACAG GTAGATGAAGAGCTGAAGAAGCCTCTAAGGCCAACACCACAAACTGATTCCCCCATTCCAATACCAACCCGTGGCGAAGCCTATTACTACGC GTCTGCAAGATCAATGGCTGCGAGCACAACTCCGCCTATACGTATGCGTTCGTATCTTTGGCCCATCAAGAGTGGTCCTTCTGCTGTCGGAATCGCCAACAATTCCTCACCAGACAACGAAGCTCGTCCCATTCCTTCGAGGAATGGTGCCACCAAACCTAAGCCAATTCCAAGATCT GCGGGATTTGGAGCATTTTTGGCTACATCCATCAGTATGCCACGAGAAACAAACGCTTTGGTGCAAGTGTATCTTGGATTGAGTGGAAGGAAGATGTTGCAACTGGGATTAAATCAA GAAGATGGATCAGAGAGCGTTTTTGGTCAGTGGTTAGGATGGATGATGGCTGCCATTTACATGGGTGGAAGGCTTCCTCAAATATGGTTGAAT ATTAAACGAGGGAGCGTTGAG GGATTGAATCCTCTCATGTTTATCTTTGCACTTGCGGCTAATGCTACTTATGTAGCCAG CATTCTTGTGAGATCAACTGCCTGGGACAAAATTAGAGCTAACTTGCCCTGGCTACTGGATGCCGCCGTCTGTGTACTGCTCGACTTATTC ATAATATTGCAGTATGTTTACTACAGATATTATAGGAGGGAAAGGCGCTGCAGCGGAGAAGACTATACTGAAGCCACAAAATGA
- the LOC125199968 gene encoding dehydrodolichyl diphosphate synthase CPT3-like isoform X4, whose translation MDGNRRYAKKEGLLGGDGHRVGFTALMNMLKYCYEMNVKYVTVYAFSIENFKRRPEEVQSTMQLIQEKIESLLEKESIVNQYGVRVHFIGNLKLLSKPVRLAAERAMNATAHNSTATLAICIAYTSTDEITNSVEEACKVKMDELGGNETDSKEPHIDVADVEKHMYMAVAPDPDIIIRSSGETRLSNFLLWQSASSLLYSPRALWPEIGFYHLVRAILDFQRNITSLETKLKQS comes from the coding sequence ATGGATGGAAATCGAAGATACGCCAAGAAGGAAGGTTTACTTGGAGGAGATGGGCATAGGGTTGGATTCACAGCTCTTATGAATATGTTGAAGTATTGCTATGAGATGAATGTCAAGTATGTTACAGTTTATGCTTTCAGCATTGAAAACTTCAAACGACGTCCAGAAGAAGTCCAATCCACTATGCAGTTGATACAGGAAAAGATTGAATCATTGCTTGAGAAAGAGAGTATTGTCAACCAGTATGGAGTGAGAGTGCACTTCATTGGAAACCTTAAACTTTTGAGCAAACCCGTCAGGCTCGCTGCTGAAAGAGCTATGAATGCCACTGCACATAACTCGACGGCCACGCTTGCAATATGCATTGCCTACACATCAACAGATGAAATAACAAATTCTGTCGAAGAAGCATGTAAAGTAAAAATGGATGAACTAGGAGGGAATGAAACTGACAGCAAGGAGCCTCATATTGACGTGGCAGATGTCGAGAAACATATGTATATGGCAGTTGCACCTGATCCCGACATTATAATCCGCTCGTCCGGTGAGACTCGACTAAGCAATTTCCTCCTGTGGCAGAGTGCATCTTCCCTTCTTTACTCCCCAAGGGCGCTTTGGCCAGAGATTGGGTTTTACCATTTGGTCCGAGCAATCTTGGACTTCCAAAGGAATATCACTTCTTTGGAAACTAAGCTGAAACAGAGTTAG
- the LOC125199965 gene encoding uncharacterized protein LOC125199965 isoform X3 → MRVAAQNTMSYCVEEEKACIIGWVDKYFKDCLCNTSDEISFGFGLISLLCWGVAEIPQIITNFRTKSGHGISIFFLLTWVLGDIFNLMGCLLEPATLPTQLYTAALYTVSTVVLVIQSFYYDYYLRWRNVKPPKESHQQVDEELKKPLRPTPQTDSPIPIPTRGEAYYYASARSMAASTTPPIRMRSYLWPIKSGPSAVGIANNSSPDNEARPIPSRNGATKPKPIPRSAGFGAFLATSISMPRETNALVQVYLGLSGRKMLQLGLNQEDGSESVFGQWLGWMMAAIYMGGRLPQIWLNIKRGSVEVIHS, encoded by the exons ATGAGAGTTGCAGCGCAGAACACGATGTCGTATTGcgtggaggaggagaaggcATGCATCATCGGTTGGGTGGACAAATACTTCAAAGACTGCCTCTGCAACACCAGCGACGAGATTTCATTCGGTTTCGGACTCATTAGCCTCCTCTGCTGGGGAGTCGCTGAAATCCCCCAAATCATCACCAACTTCAGAACCAAATCCGGCCATGGCATctccatcttcttcctcctcacTTGGGTCCTCGG CGACATATTCAATCTAATGGGCTGCCTTCTCGAACCTGCCACG TTACCAACCCAGTTATACACCGCCGCG CTCTACACAGTGAGCACCGTGGTTTTAGTTATACAGAGCTTCTACTACGATTATTACCTTAGGTGGCGAAATGTGAAACCACCCAAAGAATCACACCAACAG GTAGATGAAGAGCTGAAGAAGCCTCTAAGGCCAACACCACAAACTGATTCCCCCATTCCAATACCAACCCGTGGCGAAGCCTATTACTACGC GTCTGCAAGATCAATGGCTGCGAGCACAACTCCGCCTATACGTATGCGTTCGTATCTTTGGCCCATCAAGAGTGGTCCTTCTGCTGTCGGAATCGCCAACAATTCCTCACCAGACAACGAAGCTCGTCCCATTCCTTCGAGGAATGGTGCCACCAAACCTAAGCCAATTCCAAGATCT GCGGGATTTGGAGCATTTTTGGCTACATCCATCAGTATGCCACGAGAAACAAACGCTTTGGTGCAAGTGTATCTTGGATTGAGTGGAAGGAAGATGTTGCAACTGGGATTAAATCAA GAAGATGGATCAGAGAGCGTTTTTGGTCAGTGGTTAGGATGGATGATGGCTGCCATTTACATGGGTGGAAGGCTTCCTCAAATATGGTTGAAT ATTAAACGAGGGAGCGTTGAGGTAATTCACTCTTAA
- the LOC125199968 gene encoding dehydrodolichyl diphosphate synthase CPT3-like isoform X3 — MKMNLSTVVFRCICAILSAGSLPRHVAFIMDGNRRYAKKEGLLGGDGHRVGFTALMNMLKYCYEMNVKYVTVYAFSIENFKRRPEEVQSTMQLIQEKIESLLEKESIVNQYGVRVHFIGNLKLLSKPVRLAAERAMNATAHNSTATLAICIAYTSTDEITNSVEEACKVKMDELGGNETDSKEPHIDVADVEKHMYMAVAPDPDIIIRSSGETRLSNFLLWQSASSLLYSPRALWPEIGFYHLVRAILDFQRNITSLETKLKQS; from the exons ATGAAAATGAATCTTTCTACTGTTGTTTTCAG ATGTATTTGTGCAATTCTTTCTGCTGGTTCTCTTCCAAGGCATGTGGCATTTATCATGGATGGAAATCGAAGATACGCCAAGAAGGAAGGTTTACTTGGAGGAGATGGGCATAGGGTTGGATTCACAGCTCTTATGAATATGTTGAAGTATTGCTATGAGATGAATGTCAAGTATGTTACAGTTTATGCTTTCAGCATTGAAAACTTCAAACGACGTCCAGAAGAAGTCCAATCCACTATGCAGTTGATACAGGAAAAGATTGAATCATTGCTTGAGAAAGAGAGTATTGTCAACCAGTATGGAGTGAGAGTGCACTTCATTGGAAACCTTAAACTTTTGAGCAAACCCGTCAGGCTCGCTGCTGAAAGAGCTATGAATGCCACTGCACATAACTCGACGGCCACGCTTGCAATATGCATTGCCTACACATCAACAGATGAAATAACAAATTCTGTCGAAGAAGCATGTAAAGTAAAAATGGATGAACTAGGAGGGAATGAAACTGACAGCAAGGAGCCTCATATTGACGTGGCAGATGTCGAGAAACATATGTATATGGCAGTTGCACCTGATCCCGACATTATAATCCGCTCGTCCGGTGAGACTCGACTAAGCAATTTCCTCCTGTGGCAGAGTGCATCTTCCCTTCTTTACTCCCCAAGGGCGCTTTGGCCAGAGATTGGGTTTTACCATTTGGTCCGAGCAATCTTGGACTTCCAAAGGAATATCACTTCTTTGGAAACTAAGCTGAAACAGAGTTAG